One stretch of Euphorbia lathyris chromosome 7, ddEupLath1.1, whole genome shotgun sequence DNA includes these proteins:
- the LOC136201164 gene encoding INCREASED PETAL GROWTH ANISOTROPY 1-like protein 1, protein MQEEEEEKESLILYLKKELEEALERNDFLEKENRDLKQEMIRLKAQIVSLKLHESERKSMLWKKFQSSGETIKNGESRQKVVVQELQVRQEKMQVPNAPPKVSPSAVITKLTSLSSAPPPPPLPSKMFVGSKSVRRVPEVVELYRLLSRKNANMEKKSNSGAILANAFTLNMIGEIENRSTHLTAIKSDVEKRKEFINVLIKEVESAAFKNISDVENFVEWLDQELSSLVDERAVLKHFSKWPEHKADALREAAFNYRDLRNLDLQVSSFQDDPKESLSKAVGKMQALQDRLETSLNGMERTRESMMKKYKDFQIPWEWLLDSGLIGQMKLSSLKLGREYMRRIVKEVQQNGEEDYLLQGARFAHRIHQFAGGFDNETIEAFHEMKKVGMSIST, encoded by the exons atgcaagaagaagaagaagagaaagaatcATTGATCTTGTACCTGAAAAAAGAACTTGAAGAAGCTCTTGAAAGAAATGATTTTCTTGAGAaagaaaatagagatttgaaacaaGAAATGATTCGTTTAAAAGCACAGATTGTTTCACTGAAATTACATGAAAGTGAGAGAAAATCTATGCTTTGGAAGAAGTTTCAGAGCTCCGGTGAAACGATTAAAAATGGCGAGTCTCGACAGAAAGTTGTCGTGCAAGAATTACAG GTAAGACAAGAAAAAATGCAAGTGCCAAATGCGCCACCGAAAGTATCACCTTCTGCAGTCATCACCAAACTGACATCATTGTCATCTGCACCGCCGCCACCACCTCTGCCGTCAAAAATGTTTGTCGGGTCAAAATCAGTACGGCGTGTACCGGAAGTTGTGGAATTGTACCGTTTGCTTTCCAGGAAAAATGCCAATATGGAAAAGAAAAGTAACTCTGGTGCTATTCTTGCAAATGCTTTTACATTGAATATGATTGGTGAAATTGAGAACCGGTCAACTCATCTTACAGCT ATAAAATCAGACGTGGAAAAGAGGAAGGAATTCATAAATGTACTAATAAAAGAGGTGGAATCTGCTGCATTTAAAAACATAAGTGACGTGGAGAATTTTGTAGAATGGCTAGATCAAGAGCTTTCTTCCTTAGTAGATGAAAGAGCAGTTTTGAAACATTTCTCAAAATGGCCCGAACACAAAGCAGATGCTTTAAGGGAAGCAGCTTTCAACTACAGAGATCTCAGAAATCTTGATTTACAAGTTTCCTCATTTCAG GACGACCCGAAAGAAAGTTTGTCTAAAGCTGTAGGAAAGATGCAAGCTTTGCAAGACAG GTTGGAGACAAGTTTAAATGGGATGGAAAGAACAAGAGAGAGTATGATGAAGAAATACAAAGATTTCCAGATCCCTTGGGAATGGTTACTCGATTCCGGGTTGATCGGTCAG ATGAAATTAAGTTCACTGAAACTGGGGAGAGAGTACATGAGAAGGATTGTTAAGGAAGTACAACAGAATGGCGAGGAGGATTATTTGCTTCAAGGAGCTAGATTTGCTCATCGGATACATCag TTTGCAGGAGGTTTTGACAATGAGACAATTGAGGCATTTCATGAAATGAAGAAGGTTGGCATGAGTATTAGTACCTAG